A genomic stretch from Schistosoma haematobium chromosome 2, whole genome shotgun sequence includes:
- the ALG5_1 gene encoding dolichyl-phosphate beta-glucosyltransferase (EggNog:ENOG410V82J~COG:M~CAZy:GT2_Glycos_transf_2~BUSCO:EOG091G0C84) has translation MSLELWLLSLISIITTLVIVTFILLIVMYLTTDPYPNLSRSSTEECFYDPDKSEYIKLKFGLTERPEKELSVIVPAYNEVERLPAMLTETLDYLHKRKDSNKKFTFEIIIVNDGSKDHTLEIAHKYCKLEGSDTLRVISLDRNRGKGAAVRIGMLSARGRILLFVDADGATQFSDIEKLEEALASSVANRWNGGMAVICGSRAHLEEQALAKRHPLRNLLMYGFKLFVWLVCVRGVRDTQCGFKLFSRPAARLLFHNLHVDRWAFDVDLLYLARHFDMNIVEIPVHWQEIPGSKLVPIFSWIQMAKDLLMIRLRYSLGAWKIDPVYT, from the exons ATGTCATTAGAACTATGGCTTTTATCTCTGATATCCATCATAACAACCTTAGTCATAGTAACATTCATA CTCCTGATTGTAATGTACCTTACCACAGATCCATATCCGAACCTATCCAGAAGCAGTACAGAAGAATGTTTTTATGATCCGGATAAATCTGAATATATTAAGTTAAAATTTGGGCTTACTGAAAGACCAGAAAAAGAATTATCGGTAATAGTTCCAGCTTACAACGAAGTTGAACGCC TTCCCGCAATGTTGACTGAAACATTAGATTACCTTCATAAACGAAAA GATTCAAATAAAAAGTTCACATTTGAAATAATTATCGTGAATGATGGTAGTAAAGATCATACATTAGAA ATTGCTCACAAATATTGCAAACTCGAGGGCTCAGATACACTTCGTGTAATATCTTTAGATCGGAATCGTGGAAAAGGTGCTGCAGTCAGAATA GGAATGCTTTCTGCACGTGGTCGTATACTTCTGTTCGTAGATGCAGATGGTGCAACTCAGTTTTCCGATATTGAAAAACTGGAGGAAGCTTTAGCATCATCTGTAGCTAATAGATGG AATGGTGGCATGGCGGTGATATGTGGTTCTAGAGCACATTTAGAAGAACAGGCACTCGCTAAACGTCATCCATTAAGAAATCTGCTCATGTATGGATTTAAGCTATTTGTTTGGCTTGTGTGTGTTCGTGGAGTTCGTGATACACAATGTGGATTTAAATTGTTTAGTCGACCTGCTGCTCGTTTGTTATTTCATAATTTGCATGTTGATCGCTGGGCTTTTGATGTAGACTTGTTATATTTAGCTCGGCATTTCGATATGAATATTGTCGAAATACCTGTGCATTGGCAGGAAATTCCAG GTTCGAAACTGGTCCCAATTTTCTCATGGATTCAAATGGCAAAAGATTTGCTTATGATTCGTTTGCGATATTCATTAGGGGCATGGAAAATTGACCCAGTTTACACTTGA
- a CDS encoding hypothetical protein (EggNog:ENOG4113YRZ~COG:S), which yields MAHDTGVHVHHWFGIRFKRRIFVFRHPNFVNNSNATRRQERMLTKKTWMLSKRLIQNVLRCQYRSSLPTRGMQCYSGEPGSCSSTGALHCRPLTTPLGLIKITCVVISSIFAGAWISRNGAEFLEENEIFVPEDD from the exons ATGGCACAT gatactggagtccatgtgcaccattggtttggaatccggtttaAACGCCGGATATTCGTTTTTCGTCATCCCAACTTCGTAaataacagtaatgccacgagaaggca GGAGAGAATGTTAACGAAGAAAACTTGG aTGCTAAGTAAGCGGTTGATTCAAAATGTCCTACGTTGCCAATATCGAAGTAGTCTGCCTACAAGAGGAATGCAATGCTATTCCGGAGAACCTGGTTCATGTTCATCAACTGGCGCTCTTCACTGTAGACCTTTAACAACTCCTCTGGGATTGATCAAAATTACTTGTGTTGTAATATCCTCAATTTTCGCTGGTGCATGGATAAGTAGAAATGGAGCAGAGTTTCTTGAGGAAAATGAAATTTTTGTTCCAGAAGATGATTAG
- the ALG5_1 gene encoding dolichyl-phosphate beta-glucosyltransferase, variant 2 (EggNog:ENOG410V82J~COG:M~CAZy:GT2_Glycos_transf_2~BUSCO:EOG091G0C84), translating to MLTETLDYLHKRKDSNKKFTFEIIIVNDGSKDHTLEIAHKYCKLEGSDTLRVISLDRNRGKGAAVRIGMLSARGRILLFVDADGATQFSDIEKLEEALASSVANRWNGGMAVICGSRAHLEEQALAKRHPLRNLLMYGFKLFVWLVCVRGVRDTQCGFKLFSRPAARLLFHNLHVDRWAFDVDLLYLARHFDMNIVEIPVHWQEIPGSKLVPIFSWIQMAKDLLMIRLRYSLGAWKIDPVYT from the exons ATGTTGACTGAAACATTAGATTACCTTCATAAACGAAAA GATTCAAATAAAAAGTTCACATTTGAAATAATTATCGTGAATGATGGTAGTAAAGATCATACATTAGAA ATTGCTCACAAATATTGCAAACTCGAGGGCTCAGATACACTTCGTGTAATATCTTTAGATCGGAATCGTGGAAAAGGTGCTGCAGTCAGAATA GGAATGCTTTCTGCACGTGGTCGTATACTTCTGTTCGTAGATGCAGATGGTGCAACTCAGTTTTCCGATATTGAAAAACTGGAGGAAGCTTTAGCATCATCTGTAGCTAATAGATGG AATGGTGGCATGGCGGTGATATGTGGTTCTAGAGCACATTTAGAAGAACAGGCACTCGCTAAACGTCATCCATTAAGAAATCTGCTCATGTATGGATTTAAGCTATTTGTTTGGCTTGTGTGTGTTCGTGGAGTTCGTGATACACAATGTGGATTTAAATTGTTTAGTCGACCTGCTGCTCGTTTGTTATTTCATAATTTGCATGTTGATCGCTGGGCTTTTGATGTAGACTTGTTATATTTAGCTCGGCATTTCGATATGAATATTGTCGAAATACCTGTGCATTGGCAGGAAATTCCAG GTTCGAAACTGGTCCCAATTTTCTCATGGATTCAAATGGCAAAAGATTTGCTTATGATTCGTTTGCGATATTCATTAGGGGCATGGAAAATTGACCCAGTTTACACTTGA
- the ALG5_1 gene encoding dolichyl-phosphate beta-glucosyltransferase, variant 3 (EggNog:ENOG410V82J~COG:M) codes for MLSARGRILLFVDADGATQFSDIEKLEEALASSVANRWNGGMAVICGSRAHLEEQALAKRHPLRNLLMYGFKLFVWLVCVRGVRDTQCGFKLFSRPAARLLFHNLHVDRWAFDVDLLYLARHFDMNIVEIPVHWQEIPGSKLVPIFSWIQMAKDLLMIRLRYSLGAWKIDPVYT; via the exons ATGCTTTCTGCACGTGGTCGTATACTTCTGTTCGTAGATGCAGATGGTGCAACTCAGTTTTCCGATATTGAAAAACTGGAGGAAGCTTTAGCATCATCTGTAGCTAATAGATGG AATGGTGGCATGGCGGTGATATGTGGTTCTAGAGCACATTTAGAAGAACAGGCACTCGCTAAACGTCATCCATTAAGAAATCTGCTCATGTATGGATTTAAGCTATTTGTTTGGCTTGTGTGTGTTCGTGGAGTTCGTGATACACAATGTGGATTTAAATTGTTTAGTCGACCTGCTGCTCGTTTGTTATTTCATAATTTGCATGTTGATCGCTGGGCTTTTGATGTAGACTTGTTATATTTAGCTCGGCATTTCGATATGAATATTGTCGAAATACCTGTGCATTGGCAGGAAATTCCAG GTTCGAAACTGGTCCCAATTTTCTCATGGATTCAAATGGCAAAAGATTTGCTTATGATTCGTTTGCGATATTCATTAGGGGCATGGAAAATTGACCCAGTTTACACTTGA